GCGGTGGGCGACGGTGTGCCGGATGCCGCTAGCTGCGTTCGCCGACGCGTCGGATGAGTGCTTCCATGTGGGACAGGTAGCGCTCGAGGGCCTCGCGGCCGGTCGCGGTCAGCCGGTACTCGGTGCGGGGGATGCGGCCGTCGTAGCCCTTGGTGCACTGGATGTAGCGGGCGTCTTCCAGCTTGCGGGCGTGCACCGAGAGGTTGCCGTCGGTGGTGTCGAGCAGCGCCTTGAGCTCGTTGAACGAGAGCATCTCGTGCACGGCGAGCGTGCTGACGATGGCGAGGCGCATCCGTTCGTGGATGAGCCGGTCGAGGGCGAGCGGGCTCGGGTCGTTCCCGTCCACGGCGTCCAGCGGCGGTGCGGCGGGAGTGGAGGCGGTCATGTGCTTCTCCGCGGCGGCGGTGGTGCGCTTAGCCACCGTGCCTCCGGGCGATCCAGGCCCCGAAGCCGATCTGCAGGGCGCCGAAGCCGAGCGCAAGCATGAGGTCGCCTGAAATGGAGGGGACGATCAGGGTGAGGCTGCCGAGTGTCATGAAGGTGGCGCCCATGAGCGGCACGGCGCGGATGGAGAAGGCGCCGGCGGTGGTGATGCCGACGCCGTAGAGGAGCAGCCACATGCCGGGCAGGACGCGCGGGACGGTGCTGTCGGGCTGCCAGACGAGGCGCATGTCCACGAGGGAGACGGTGAGGACGGCGCCGGCGATGATGGCGGGCCAGAAGCCGATGAGGAACTTGCGGGCCGGTGCGCTGAGGAGGGGGGCGCCGGGCTTCACGCCGCGCCGCTGCATCTTGCGCCACATCATGGCGCCGCCCAGGCAGCCGGCGAGGAGTGCCTCGCCGAGCCAGGTGGTGATCCAGCCGCCGGCGGTGCGCTGGGCGCGGGCGAGGGCGGCGGTGGCGATGGCGGTGAGGCCGATGGCGACCAGTCCCCATCCGGGCACGTCGGTGAAGGCGGAGGCCCCTTCGATGGTCTTCCGGATGAACGACAGGTCCTGGATGGCCCGGTCGTGCAGGGCCGGCGGGTCCGGGGAGTCGTCGCGCCGGGACGGTGCGGGGGCGGTCATGGAGGGATGATTGCGGGGGCGCGGTGGCGATGTCAAGTACTTTGTACGGCAAAGACGATCATCGGTTTCAGCCGTCACCGGCCCGGACGCTGCCCTTCCGGGGATCAGAAGCCGATGCGGAGCCCGAGCCGCGTCCGGCCGGCCGCCTGGTCCAGCCGCAAACCGACCCGCGGCGCCGTCTGCAGCGTCTCCCACCGCTCCCGACCCACCAGCGCCCCGATGCCGGCACCCCAGAGCACGCCGCCAAAGGTCACGCCGCTCACGATCTCCGCCCGCGAGACGCTCTGACACCCGCCGTAGTACGCCCCCGAACCGCACGACCCCGAGCCGTACTGGTCGTCGCTCACGGCAGCGAGCACGCCGAGCGCGAGGCCGATCCCGCCGCCCCAGAGGATCCCGCGCACGGCGCCCCGGCTCCGGCTCCGCCCGCGCGAGACTTCCACGCTGGTGAGCGCCGTCAGCGGAACCGCGATCGTCGGGCTCCCGCTGCGCACCAGCCAGAGGGTGTCGGCGGTGCGCGTGCCCACCACGGCGTCGTACCGTCCCCCCAACAGCGGAGGCGCCGTCACGCGGACCTTCGTGCCGGGCTGCAACTCGAGCAGCTGCCCGTCACTGCGGGCCGGCAGCGCCATCGTGCACAGCGCCGCTGCCACCAGCAGGGCGCGCATCGGGGTCGGGCGTCGCGAGGTGTGCATTCCGACAATATGTCGACCCGCGCCGCGCGCGCGGTCAGGCATCGCCCGTCAGCCGGGATTCCGCGGCGCATCCACTCGCCCGGTGACGTCGTGACCCAGCTGCCGTCACGGGCCGGCGCCGGCGCAGCGCCGCATCGCGCGGCGTGATACTCTCTGGCGCAGGCGCCCGTGCCGCGCCACCCGTCGCCACCCGTCGCCACCCGTCGCCACCCGTCGCCACCATCCGCCCCAGCCGCCATGCCGTCCCGCCGCGATTTCGTGCGCACGATGGGCCTCTCCCTCGCCGCCTCCGCCGCCGCGTCGGCCGACCTCGCCGCTCTCCCGCACTCGGCACCGCCGGAAGGCTCGGAGAAGCTGCTGGTGCCCAATCCGCACCACCCGGTGCCGGCGCCCGTCGGCGTGGACCGCCTGCCCCTCGACTGGTACAAGGCCACCTGCCGCCGCCTTCGCGCGGCAGCGAAGGCGCGCGGTGTGGACGCGGTGCTGCTCC
This window of the Gemmatimonadaceae bacterium genome carries:
- a CDS encoding transcriptional regulator produces the protein MTASTPAAPPLDAVDGNDPSPLALDRLIHERMRLAIVSTLAVHEMLSFNELKALLDTTDGNLSVHARKLEDARYIQCTKGYDGRIPRTEYRLTATGREALERYLSHMEALIRRVGERS